The following proteins are encoded in a genomic region of Candidatus Nitrospira nitrificans:
- the gspE gene encoding type II secretion system ATPase GspE: MRAVLARPSEGRVSLRPRWKRSGDPTDYGASPGRRGQDQLSEQLDNDHPTPHVRRPLLGRILGEKFNLLDSKLEEALAYQQEKGGLLGEVLLHLRLLREEHVLEALAHQFEIAWMPQLETTHVDHELIKKVPIAFCRRYRVLPLRYEEGAILTASTDPLETVALDDLRLLLGKPIKPVLTTSVVLLACLNRAYDEIANPAGAEQVMEDIAANQSLDQLAHELDEPQDLLDATDEAPIIRLVNSVLFQAVRQRASDIHFESFERGLVVRYRIDGVLYPVLTPPKHLQASIIARLKIMAGLNIAEKRLPQDGRFAIRTSGKDVDLRVSVLPTSHGERVVLRLLEKENRLLNLSEMGFSKDRLAVIHQLIQLAHGIILVTGPTGSGKTTTLYAALSHINAPDKNIITVEDPVEYQLLGIGQMQVNPKINLSFAAGLRSILRQDPDVIMIGEIRDRETAEIAIHASLTGHLVFSTLHTNDAASAATRLIDMGIEPFLVASSVVAVLAQRLLRRICPDCKRPYAPSEDELSRLDVAPGSDVTLYRGAGCAACSQTGYRGRTGIFELMVLNDEIRRLIGGKADSTAIKHAALANGMVTLKQEGTERVLQGQTTLEEVMRITQQEIDV, encoded by the coding sequence ATGCGCGCCGTCCTTGCCAGGCCGTCGGAAGGGAGAGTATCTTTACGACCGAGATGGAAGCGGAGCGGAGACCCGACCGATTATGGCGCGTCTCCAGGCCGGAGAGGTCAAGACCAATTGTCCGAACAACTCGACAACGATCACCCCACTCCTCACGTTCGCCGTCCTCTATTGGGCCGCATTCTCGGGGAAAAGTTCAACCTCTTGGACTCCAAACTCGAAGAAGCCTTGGCCTATCAGCAGGAAAAAGGCGGCCTGCTGGGAGAGGTCCTGCTGCATCTGCGCCTCCTGAGGGAAGAGCACGTGCTGGAGGCGCTCGCCCATCAATTCGAGATAGCCTGGATGCCTCAGCTCGAGACCACCCATGTGGACCACGAGCTGATCAAGAAGGTCCCCATCGCATTTTGTCGGCGCTACCGCGTCTTGCCGCTTCGCTATGAGGAAGGGGCCATTCTGACCGCATCGACCGATCCTCTGGAAACCGTCGCGCTGGATGACCTTCGATTACTGTTAGGCAAACCGATCAAACCGGTGTTGACCACCAGCGTCGTGCTGCTGGCCTGCTTGAACCGAGCCTACGACGAAATCGCCAACCCGGCCGGCGCGGAACAAGTGATGGAGGACATCGCGGCCAACCAGAGTCTCGACCAACTCGCGCATGAGCTCGATGAGCCGCAAGACTTGCTGGATGCCACCGATGAAGCGCCGATCATCCGATTGGTCAACTCGGTGTTGTTTCAGGCGGTTCGGCAACGGGCGAGCGACATCCATTTCGAATCGTTCGAGCGCGGGTTGGTGGTGCGATATCGCATCGACGGCGTGCTCTACCCGGTCCTCACGCCGCCCAAACATTTGCAGGCCAGCATTATCGCGCGCCTCAAAATCATGGCCGGCCTCAATATCGCCGAAAAGCGCTTGCCGCAGGACGGCCGGTTCGCCATCCGCACCTCCGGAAAAGACGTCGACCTTCGAGTCTCGGTCTTGCCCACCTCGCACGGCGAGCGGGTGGTCTTGCGATTGCTTGAGAAGGAAAATCGTCTGCTGAACCTCTCGGAAATGGGTTTTTCGAAAGATCGACTGGCCGTGATCCATCAGCTGATCCAACTGGCGCACGGGATCATTCTCGTCACCGGCCCGACAGGAAGCGGCAAAACCACGACTCTGTATGCCGCCTTGAGCCACATCAATGCGCCGGACAAAAATATCATCACGGTCGAAGACCCCGTGGAATACCAACTGCTCGGCATCGGACAGATGCAAGTGAACCCCAAGATCAACCTGTCGTTTGCCGCGGGGCTGCGCTCGATTCTCCGGCAAGACCCCGATGTCATCATGATCGGCGAAATTCGCGACCGCGAAACGGCGGAGATCGCCATTCATGCCTCCCTCACCGGACACTTGGTGTTTTCCACCCTGCATACGAACGATGCGGCGAGCGCCGCCACCCGTCTGATCGATATGGGAATCGAACCGTTTCTGGTCGCTTCGTCGGTCGTGGCGGTCCTGGCCCAACGACTGCTGAGAAGAATTTGCCCGGACTGCAAGCGTCCCTATGCGCCGAGCGAGGACGAACTCAGTCGCTTGGACGTCGCGCCCGGATCCGACGTGACCCTCTATCGAGGAGCCGGGTGCGCCGCCTGTTCCCAAACCGGCTATCGCGGGCGCACCGGAATTTTCGAGCTCATGGTGCTCAACGATGAAATTCGGCGGCTCATCGGCGGCAAAGCCGACTCGACGGCCATCAAGCATGCCGCCCTCGCCAACGGTATGGTGACGCTGAAACAAGAGGGGACCGAACGAGTTCTCCAAGGCCAAACCACACTGGAAGAAGTCATGCGGATCACGCAACAGGAGATCGATGTCTGA
- the gspF gene encoding type II secretion system inner membrane protein GspF, producing MPVYQYQGYRNDGGTATGIIDAENAKVARLKLRKEGVYPTDVVEQGQTPPQSQHTTRGRAERSLGRSATLGSTDLALMTRQFATLLVAGLPLVEALGVLVDQAEKKPIKALLADIREQVRGGKALSAVLETYEKDFSLIYVHMVRAGETSGALDQILFRLTEFLEKQLALRNKVTNAMLYPLIMLVIGSAILFFLITFVVPKITMVFAQQKQALPWPTVALMSVSQFFADYWMVLVGVLLGGLYLMRRFIRTGAGRMMADRLILRAPLIGDVARMVSISRLTSTLATMLASGVQLLDAMDVSKRVMNNRVLEETVEAARQNIREGETIADPLKRSGEFPALVTHMIAVGEKSGEMEEMLRRVSQIYDGEVERVITRLTSLMEPVMILAMGAVVLFIVVAILLPIFEMGQMVR from the coding sequence GTGCCGGTCTATCAGTACCAGGGTTACCGAAACGACGGCGGAACCGCAACCGGCATCATTGATGCGGAGAACGCCAAGGTCGCCCGCCTCAAACTGAGGAAAGAGGGCGTCTATCCCACCGACGTCGTCGAGCAGGGCCAAACCCCGCCTCAATCGCAACACACAACCCGCGGCCGCGCCGAGCGATCCCTGGGCCGATCGGCCACCCTCGGCTCCACCGACCTGGCCCTCATGACCAGGCAGTTTGCGACACTCCTCGTAGCCGGCCTTCCGTTGGTCGAAGCCCTCGGCGTCTTGGTGGACCAAGCCGAGAAGAAACCGATCAAGGCTCTCCTCGCCGATATCCGAGAGCAAGTCCGGGGCGGGAAAGCGTTGAGCGCCGTCTTGGAAACGTATGAGAAGGATTTCTCTCTGATCTATGTGCATATGGTGCGGGCCGGCGAAACCAGTGGAGCGCTGGATCAGATTCTGTTCCGGCTCACGGAGTTCCTGGAGAAACAACTGGCCCTGAGGAACAAGGTCACCAATGCGATGCTCTACCCCCTCATCATGCTCGTGATCGGGTCGGCGATCCTCTTTTTCCTCATTACGTTCGTCGTCCCCAAGATTACGATGGTGTTCGCGCAACAGAAACAAGCCTTGCCGTGGCCGACGGTCGCCTTGATGTCGGTCAGTCAGTTCTTTGCCGACTACTGGATGGTGTTGGTCGGGGTTCTCCTCGGAGGCCTCTACCTGATGCGACGCTTCATTCGGACCGGGGCGGGTCGCATGATGGCGGACCGGCTGATACTCAGGGCTCCGTTGATCGGAGACGTCGCGCGGATGGTGTCGATTTCACGACTCACCAGCACCCTGGCCACGATGTTGGCCAGCGGGGTTCAGCTGCTCGACGCGATGGATGTCTCGAAGCGCGTCATGAACAATCGCGTGCTGGAAGAAACGGTCGAAGCGGCACGGCAGAACATCCGCGAGGGCGAGACGATCGCCGATCCGCTCAAGCGGAGCGGTGAATTTCCGGCCCTGGTCACCCACATGATCGCCGTCGGGGAAAAGAGCGGTGAAATGGAAGAGATGTTGCGCCGAGTGAGTCAAATCTACGACGGAGAGGTGGAACGGGTCATCACCCGCTTGACCTCGCTCATGGAGCCGGTCATGATCCTGGCCATGGGCGCCGTTGTCCTTTTCATCGTCGTCGCGATTCTCTTGCCCATCTTCGAAATGGGCCAGATGGTTCGGTGA
- the gspG gene encoding type II secretion system major pseudopilin GspG: protein MDKEGRILGSLKNGRASLRGNTPLASRFTCLRRRLGRQALHASRATGGFTFIEIMVVVAILAILAALVVPRIMGRTDDAKRTAAKVQIRNIEGALQLYKLDNGVYPSTEQGLKALVEKPTVGVIPKKWKIGGYLPKLPEDPWANPYKYLSPVQRGEYKVEYEITSLGTDGEVGGEGVNADITNWNLDKE, encoded by the coding sequence ATGGACAAAGAAGGACGGATCTTGGGCTCGTTAAAGAACGGACGGGCATCGCTTCGTGGAAACACCCCACTCGCTTCACGCTTCACCTGCCTGCGCCGCCGTCTCGGCAGGCAGGCGCTTCACGCTTCACGCGCGACGGGCGGCTTTACATTCATCGAGATCATGGTCGTCGTGGCCATCCTGGCCATCCTCGCGGCCCTGGTCGTCCCACGCATCATGGGCAGAACGGATGATGCCAAGCGCACCGCGGCGAAAGTCCAGATCCGCAATATCGAGGGCGCGTTGCAACTCTACAAACTGGATAACGGCGTTTATCCCTCGACGGAACAGGGGCTCAAGGCGCTCGTGGAAAAACCCACCGTCGGCGTGATCCCGAAGAAATGGAAGATCGGCGGATACCTGCCGAAACTTCCGGAAGATCCCTGGGCCAATCCCTATAAGTATCTCAGCCCGGTCCAAAGGGGAGAATACAAGGTGGAGTATGAAATCACCTCCCTTGGAACGGACGGCGAGGTCGGTGGAGAGGGCGTGAACGCCGACATCACCAATTGGAACCTCGACAAAGAGTAA
- a CDS encoding prepilin-type N-terminal cleavage/methylation domain-containing protein — translation MVDGHWLMGTGHRVSGRRFKRTGRSPLTLSSSPHRSRFTLHVSRFTFHVSRSSAGFTILEMLIVLFLLSVVVVVVFPRISLTEDLGSTGRKLVGVLRTVQGLAATSQKPLKLYLDLDQGTYWMMMVEGKEERIPLDPAWKLPRSLPESIRFTEVSVGQEKRFSGRVDVSFFGNGRIEPVTLYLMDAKNNLLGLAVDSLTGGIRVSDERLDPPLNPIIPDRVRLLLKPNQQAKAGTPAG, via the coding sequence ATGGTTGATGGGCACTGGTTGATGGGCACTGGTCATCGAGTATCGGGCAGGCGATTCAAGCGCACTGGCCGCTCTCCCCTCACGCTCTCTTCATCGCCTCACCGGTCACGCTTCACGCTTCACGTTTCACGTTTCACGTTTCACGTTTCACGCTCTTCCGCCGGTTTCACCATCCTCGAAATGCTGATCGTCCTGTTTCTCCTGTCCGTCGTCGTGGTCGTCGTCTTCCCGCGGATCAGTCTTACCGAGGACTTGGGCTCCACTGGACGGAAACTTGTCGGCGTCCTTCGAACCGTTCAAGGACTGGCGGCCACAAGCCAAAAGCCCTTGAAGCTCTATCTCGACCTCGATCAGGGAACCTATTGGATGATGATGGTGGAGGGCAAGGAAGAACGGATTCCCCTTGACCCAGCCTGGAAGCTCCCTCGGTCGCTGCCGGAGTCGATCCGATTTACGGAGGTCTCCGTCGGACAAGAGAAACGCTTTTCCGGGCGAGTCGACGTGTCCTTCTTCGGCAACGGCCGGATTGAGCCGGTCACACTGTATCTGATGGATGCGAAGAACAATCTCTTGGGTCTGGCGGTCGATTCATTGACGGGAGGGATTCGGGTCAGCGACGAGCGGCTCGACCCTCCCCTGAACCCAATCATCCCCGACCGAGTCCGGTTGTTGTTGAAACCGAACCAGCAAGCAAAGGCCGGAACGCCGGCGGGATGA
- a CDS encoding prepilin-type N-terminal cleavage/methylation domain-containing protein, translating into MARDRHRTEPDDDGFTLLEVLLAIALLAIALPILLGLRNFDLGLQERASELTAATLLAQEKLLETELSGQYAIGETAGEFLNLPLGAQTTIQAVPRAVGYRWKRTIAPTPLELIREIRIKISWLRGEVEESIEVSTYVFAGRSTF; encoded by the coding sequence ATGGCACGAGATAGGCACCGAACCGAGCCCGATGACGATGGATTCACGCTGCTCGAAGTACTGTTGGCCATCGCCCTGCTGGCGATCGCGCTCCCGATTCTTCTCGGCCTCAGGAATTTCGACCTGGGGCTCCAGGAGAGAGCGTCCGAATTGACCGCCGCCACGCTGTTGGCCCAAGAGAAACTATTGGAGACCGAACTCTCAGGACAATATGCCATCGGAGAAACCGCCGGAGAGTTTCTGAACCTCCCGCTTGGGGCACAAACCACCATCCAGGCGGTTCCGAGGGCGGTCGGGTACAGATGGAAGCGGACGATCGCTCCCACGCCGCTGGAGTTGATTCGGGAGATTCGGATCAAGATCTCGTGGCTGCGGGGCGAGGTGGAAGAATCGATAGAGGTCAGCACCTATGTCTTTGCCGGCCGTTCCACCTTTTAG
- a CDS encoding type II secretion system protein GspJ, protein MRERNILIQRSSKSEAGFTLVEVMVAVALLGMIGAMVFGSLVMTTRAVEAGRDHVAKEQTIRRILRLMAEEIALSKRTSQYPWVGTNGTQDGQPADILAILAMSQELSTSAAKESETVRVVYTRERDRLIRFVRRNLYTLTDTQESLSQMELADRVHAFNIRYYDDQNRIWIDEWPAVTKIPKALLIEVTFQYPDADPWTVREWVTIGAS, encoded by the coding sequence ATGCGTGAACGTAACATACTCATTCAACGGTCTTCTAAATCCGAGGCGGGCTTTACGCTCGTCGAAGTCATGGTGGCCGTGGCCTTGCTGGGCATGATCGGCGCCATGGTCTTCGGATCGCTCGTCATGACGACGAGAGCCGTGGAGGCGGGACGAGACCATGTGGCGAAGGAACAAACGATCAGACGAATCTTGCGTCTCATGGCCGAAGAAATTGCGCTCAGCAAACGCACGTCCCAGTACCCGTGGGTGGGAACGAACGGAACACAGGACGGACAACCGGCCGATATCCTCGCCATCCTTGCGATGAGTCAGGAATTGAGCACGTCGGCCGCCAAGGAAAGCGAGACGGTTCGCGTGGTGTACACGCGTGAACGAGATCGGCTGATTCGGTTCGTCCGCCGGAACCTCTATACGCTGACCGACACGCAGGAGTCGTTGAGCCAGATGGAACTGGCCGACCGCGTCCACGCGTTCAATATCCGCTATTACGACGACCAGAACCGGATCTGGATCGACGAATGGCCGGCGGTCACAAAAATCCCGAAGGCCTTGTTGATCGAAGTGACGTTTCAATACCCCGATGCCGATCCATGGACGGTGCGGGAATGGGTGACGATCGGCGCATCATGA
- the gspN gene encoding type II secretion system protein GspN: MGDDRRIMTITWPEAWREILAWTGGGISILALCLIATFPYGMLQARIVAELTRATGMDVRVADWTVDLPPSLEWRNVTVSKPDWTPIQLAALQAKLGVLSALGGTLGLDIVAKLTETASPTDLAKGTVTASSLSLDGPVTIKGHVQQVDLSKLLRRYVTRGTLTGNFSHRIDSGRATVATMKGEGTWTAEATDLVIDQIPLGNGRTLSLTFSQVSAGLACRDLRCDVTQLKGDGIDGSFTGEGYLTLQQPLQHSQVNLTVTVVPGHGFVSKAGALGFPSPQPGTAMTVKIVGTLAQARIAL; encoded by the coding sequence ATGGGTGACGATCGGCGCATCATGACCATCACGTGGCCTGAAGCATGGCGAGAGATCCTGGCGTGGACGGGAGGGGGAATCTCCATCCTGGCGCTGTGCCTGATCGCGACGTTCCCGTACGGAATGCTCCAGGCGCGGATCGTGGCGGAACTCACGCGGGCCACAGGGATGGACGTCCGAGTGGCCGATTGGACGGTGGATCTCCCCCCGAGCCTTGAATGGCGGAACGTCACCGTATCGAAACCGGACTGGACCCCGATCCAATTGGCCGCGTTGCAAGCCAAGCTCGGCGTCCTGTCCGCGTTAGGCGGCACGCTCGGGCTCGATATCGTCGCCAAACTCACGGAGACCGCGTCTCCGACGGATCTCGCGAAAGGCACCGTCACGGCCTCGTCGCTGTCCTTGGACGGCCCCGTCACGATCAAGGGACACGTGCAACAGGTAGACCTGTCCAAACTCCTTCGCCGCTACGTCACGCGCGGCACGCTGACCGGCAATTTTTCCCACCGAATCGATTCCGGCCGAGCGACCGTCGCCACGATGAAAGGGGAAGGAACGTGGACCGCCGAAGCGACGGACCTGGTGATCGATCAGATTCCGCTCGGAAACGGGCGCACGCTGTCGCTCACATTCAGCCAGGTCTCGGCCGGACTGGCATGCCGCGACCTCCGTTGCGATGTGACGCAGCTGAAGGGCGACGGCATCGATGGCTCCTTTACGGGCGAAGGATATCTCACCCTCCAGCAACCCCTCCAACACAGCCAAGTGAATCTCACGGTGACGGTCGTCCCAGGCCACGGATTCGTCTCGAAAGCCGGCGCGCTGGGTTTTCCCTCGCCGCAGCCTGGCACGGCCATGACCGTCAAGATCGTCGGGACCTTGGCACAGGCGAGGATCGCATTGTAA
- the pilM gene encoding pilus assembly protein PilM, with the protein MSITNECVGLDIGQTGLKAVRFRRRLSGRETIDYFQQPLPFSRPEDLEPARRVQSLRGFLWRNGLYATDRLVTAIPCQDLFVRTLSFPFKDSTKLAQVVPFEVENLVPMPLEDLAIGSLILPPGHTAEGLARESKGSEILVTAAPRDKVAEHLRFLAQADVEPSAINVDAMALFSVTQYLQEEGAAVPQDLAIIDVGASKTTLCLVQGGRPLLLRTILWGGNHLTHALAVRHACSFADAERRKRTMDVDQVHGLLEPILKELRITLQAQLGNERSRLTHCWVCGGGSKLQEVAGYLSRQLGLYPVGPRQGFGADTPRAFSIAFGLAIHPKIIRPRWRFASAPMELALDLKGVTDASLPDSATTKQDRRLAIAAGLVIAVLAIVDFSIHFWLHDQRVARLKATLHSHYEQFFGAGAAPGEELDQAQYRIGVLDKALGVVDTAEGKVLHTLSTFVKQLPLGTTVKVRELTVDGTTVLMEGETTSFDAVERLKQTFASSPRLKNVAVTETRVGAGPNQVVFRITVTVEKS; encoded by the coding sequence ATGTCTATCACAAACGAATGTGTCGGACTGGATATCGGGCAAACGGGACTGAAGGCCGTGCGTTTCCGCCGCCGTCTGAGCGGGCGGGAAACGATCGATTACTTTCAACAGCCCCTGCCGTTTTCCCGTCCCGAGGATCTCGAGCCGGCTCGACGCGTACAGTCGCTGCGTGGATTCCTCTGGCGAAACGGACTCTATGCCACGGACCGGTTGGTGACCGCGATTCCCTGTCAGGATCTGTTCGTCAGAACCCTGTCTTTTCCCTTCAAGGATTCGACCAAGCTCGCGCAAGTCGTCCCCTTCGAGGTCGAGAATCTCGTCCCGATGCCGCTCGAAGATCTTGCGATCGGAAGCCTGATATTGCCGCCCGGACACACGGCGGAAGGCCTGGCCCGCGAAAGCAAGGGCTCGGAGATCCTGGTCACGGCCGCGCCGAGAGACAAGGTCGCGGAGCATCTTCGGTTTCTGGCCCAAGCCGATGTGGAGCCCTCGGCGATCAATGTCGACGCGATGGCCCTCTTCTCCGTCACGCAATATCTACAAGAAGAAGGAGCGGCCGTCCCGCAAGACCTCGCCATCATCGACGTTGGAGCCTCGAAGACGACGCTCTGCCTCGTGCAGGGAGGACGTCCCCTGCTCCTGCGAACCATCCTGTGGGGCGGCAATCATCTGACGCACGCCTTGGCCGTCCGGCATGCCTGTAGCTTCGCCGACGCGGAGCGTCGGAAGCGGACGATGGACGTGGATCAGGTCCACGGGCTATTGGAGCCGATCCTGAAAGAGCTCCGCATCACCTTGCAGGCCCAGCTGGGCAACGAGCGCAGCCGCTTGACGCACTGTTGGGTATGCGGAGGCGGGTCAAAACTTCAAGAAGTCGCCGGCTACCTCTCGCGACAATTGGGGCTGTATCCGGTCGGACCTCGCCAAGGGTTCGGAGCCGACACCCCACGGGCATTCTCCATCGCGTTCGGCTTGGCGATTCACCCCAAGATCATCCGGCCGCGGTGGCGATTCGCGTCGGCGCCCATGGAACTCGCGCTCGATCTCAAAGGCGTCACCGACGCATCGTTGCCGGACAGCGCCACGACCAAACAAGACCGCCGCCTGGCGATCGCCGCCGGTCTGGTCATTGCCGTCCTGGCGATCGTGGATTTCTCGATTCACTTCTGGCTGCACGACCAGCGGGTCGCTCGGCTGAAAGCGACGCTGCACAGCCACTATGAGCAATTCTTCGGAGCGGGCGCCGCGCCGGGAGAAGAGCTCGATCAAGCCCAGTACCGCATCGGAGTCCTGGATAAAGCGCTCGGGGTCGTCGACACGGCGGAGGGCAAGGTCTTGCACACCCTCTCCACGTTCGTGAAACAACTCCCGCTCGGAACGACGGTCAAGGTGCGCGAGCTGACCGTGGACGGAACGACCGTCCTCATGGAGGGTGAGACGACCTCTTTCGACGCCGTGGAGCGACTCAAGCAAACCTTCGCCTCAAGCCCTCGATTGAAGAATGTCGCGGTGACGGAAACCCGAGTGGGCGCCGGTCCCAATCAAGTCGTCTTTCGAATCACGGTCACGGTGGAAAAGTCATGA
- the gspM gene encoding type II secretion system protein GspM, translated as MTQSFRERWRQMSQRERTLVLGGGIVLGLSLLFILIVDPLLDSLDRLGRQEVRKQRELAELATLGHAYLAKRDRLTLTESRMPGADSHFSLLTFMEEAATTAHVRERITSMQPQVQSPAQGYQETAVDLRLDGIQLTDLLALLVAIDQAPYDLQVRHLQIRPKFDNPVNLDATVRVLSYAKS; from the coding sequence ATGACCCAGAGCTTTCGAGAACGCTGGCGCCAGATGTCGCAGCGTGAGCGCACCCTCGTGCTGGGAGGCGGCATCGTGCTCGGACTCAGCCTCCTCTTTATCCTGATCGTCGACCCCCTGTTGGACAGCCTGGACCGCCTCGGACGCCAAGAGGTTCGGAAGCAGAGAGAGCTGGCCGAACTGGCGACGCTCGGCCATGCCTATCTCGCCAAACGGGACCGCTTGACCTTGACCGAAAGCCGCATGCCGGGAGCCGACAGCCATTTCTCTCTGCTGACGTTCATGGAGGAAGCGGCCACCACCGCCCATGTGCGCGAGCGCATCACCAGCATGCAGCCGCAAGTCCAATCGCCGGCGCAAGGCTATCAGGAAACGGCCGTCGATCTCCGATTGGACGGCATCCAATTGACGGACTTGCTGGCATTACTCGTGGCCATCGATCAAGCCCCGTACGACCTTCAGGTTCGCCACCTGCAGATCCGCCCCAAATTCGATAATCCGGTCAATCTCGACGCAACCGTGCGGGTCCTGAGCTATGCCAAGAGCTGA
- the gspK gene encoding type II secretion system minor pseudopilin GspK: MPRADERGVALLLALLVLTLLTAMILEFDAEARREYRAAAAFRDDYKTGMLTRAAVQAARAVLLQDLLREKMTGQKYDAPTDIWAMPIKNYPIGDGFLTAQIQDETGKFNLNDLASTTGGDLEQKKKILRAKRLFELLRVSPTLVDALIDWMDQDEVPQPAGAESLYYQSLRPPYRSANSPLPGLGDLRLIKGFTPEIIERISPYVTVFPQDGGVPMNINTADPIVIQTLDPTVTQTMAIEIVQGRPYKTKVDLDRVSSFQEIGRTLRSDYDVKSDYFSARLAVTVNETTKTSWAVLKRDATKGESSVEYLKIL, translated from the coding sequence ATGCCAAGAGCTGATGAACGAGGCGTCGCGCTGCTCTTGGCCCTCCTGGTGCTGACGCTGCTCACCGCCATGATTCTTGAGTTCGATGCGGAAGCGCGCCGTGAATACCGGGCCGCCGCCGCCTTTCGGGACGATTACAAAACAGGCATGCTCACCCGAGCCGCCGTCCAGGCCGCGCGAGCCGTGCTGCTGCAAGATCTCTTGCGGGAGAAGATGACGGGGCAGAAATACGATGCGCCGACCGATATCTGGGCCATGCCGATCAAAAACTATCCGATCGGGGACGGATTCCTGACCGCGCAGATCCAGGATGAGACGGGGAAATTCAACCTGAACGACCTCGCATCGACCACGGGAGGCGATCTCGAACAGAAGAAGAAGATCCTCCGAGCCAAGCGATTGTTCGAGCTGCTCAGGGTCAGCCCCACCCTGGTCGACGCGCTCATCGATTGGATGGATCAGGACGAAGTGCCCCAGCCGGCCGGCGCCGAGAGCCTCTACTACCAATCGTTGAGGCCACCCTATCGGTCCGCGAATAGCCCGTTACCCGGCCTGGGAGATCTCCGGCTCATCAAGGGGTTCACGCCGGAGATCATCGAACGAATCTCCCCCTACGTCACGGTCTTCCCGCAAGATGGAGGCGTGCCGATGAACATCAACACCGCGGATCCCATCGTGATTCAGACCCTGGATCCGACCGTCACACAAACCATGGCGATAGAGATCGTCCAAGGTCGCCCCTACAAGACGAAAGTGGACCTCGATCGAGTAAGCAGCTTTCAAGAAATCGGTCGGACGCTCAGAAGCGACTATGATGTCAAATCGGACTATTTCTCCGCGCGTCTCGCCGTCACCGTGAATGAAACGACCAAAACCTCATGGGCCGTCCTGAAGCGAGACGCCACCAAGGGTGAGAGCTCCGTCGAATACTTGAAGATTCTATAG
- a CDS encoding ATP-binding response regulator yields the protein MSRQTTSDHLLVIDPCPDTQARIAEQLQGREYSVVAASDPAAALTTIDMAAPDIVITDLFLPEATGLTLLSELRARHEFCPVIVMAKDAPESMIIQALRMGAADYLHKPVTEAELVQALQHAQNHLAEDLADIPGLCRADYRLTVDSDPTHIPATISWLIKTTASTLTPIRRLHLRGALQELLFNAIEHGNLEIVCQDKQEALAEGRYEQLLVRRLAQTRLRDRRVLIHVAHDKDAHSLVYQITDEGKGFKWQRLMTRSEEVCASEDANGRGIFLARSLFPSLAYNERGNEVTLTVSIE from the coding sequence ATGAGTAGGCAGACGACGTCCGATCATCTCTTGGTCATCGATCCCTGTCCGGACACACAGGCGCGTATTGCCGAACAGTTGCAGGGGAGAGAGTATTCGGTCGTTGCGGCGTCCGACCCGGCCGCGGCGTTGACCACGATCGACATGGCGGCGCCGGATATTGTGATCACCGACTTGTTTCTCCCTGAAGCCACAGGCCTGACCCTGCTCTCGGAATTGAGGGCACGACATGAATTCTGCCCTGTGATCGTCATGGCGAAGGATGCGCCGGAATCGATGATCATCCAGGCGCTTCGGATGGGAGCCGCCGACTATCTGCACAAACCCGTGACCGAAGCCGAGCTGGTGCAGGCCTTGCAGCATGCTCAGAATCACCTGGCTGAAGACCTTGCGGATATCCCGGGACTCTGCCGAGCGGACTATCGACTGACCGTCGACTCCGACCCGACCCATATCCCGGCAACAATCTCCTGGCTCATCAAGACCACGGCCTCGACCCTGACTCCCATCCGACGGTTGCATCTTCGTGGCGCCCTGCAAGAACTGCTCTTTAACGCCATTGAACATGGGAACCTCGAGATCGTGTGCCAGGACAAACAAGAAGCGCTCGCCGAGGGCCGCTATGAGCAGCTGCTCGTGCGTCGGCTCGCTCAAACTCGGTTGAGGGATCGCCGGGTGCTCATTCATGTCGCCCACGACAAGGATGCCCATAGTTTGGTGTACCAGATCACCGACGAGGGCAAGGGGTTCAAGTGGCAACGTCTCATGACGCGATCCGAAGAGGTCTGCGCGTCGGAGGATGCGAACGGGCGCGGGATATTTTTGGCTCGCTCGTTGTTCCCGTCCTTGGCGTACAACGAGCGGGGCAACGAAGTGACGCTGACGGTGTCGATCGAATAG